In the genome of Cryptomeria japonica chromosome 8, Sugi_1.0, whole genome shotgun sequence, one region contains:
- the LOC131061452 gene encoding uncharacterized protein LOC131061452, with product MVTDTTATLLEMDAFNNASGAIFASQLCKEGRTKLQPDRWWQMFGPSTPNLQKIAIRILSQSCSASGCERNWSMFEHIHSKRQNRLSVERLNDLVFVHYNLRLRTRQILDDDSSPITLEEVDPESDWLTESTDPVFTDEDLEWVDQADREAEAAAMAEEEDRARSGTAPMATQTGTSQAENMATQSSRTYLRRLCRRQIDEAEPELEP from the exons ATGGTCACTGATACCACAGCTACACTTCTTGAGATGGATGCATTTAATAATGCATCAGGGGCAATCTTTGCCAGCCAATTGTGTAAAGAAGGTCGGACAAAATTGCAGCCAG atagatggtggcaaatgtttgggccttcaaccccaaaccttcaaaaaattgccatccgcATATTGAGCCAGTCGTGCagcgcttctggatgtgagcgcaactggagcatGTTCGAGCACATTCACTCGAAGAGGCAaaatagattgtctgtggagaggttgaatgatctagtctttgttcattacaacctccgtctcaggaccagacagattttggacgATGACTCCTCTCCAatcactctagaggaagtcgaccccgagtccgattggctcactgagtccaccgatccagtcttcactgatgaggaccttgagtgggttgaccaggcagacagagaggctgaggctgcggctatggcagaggaggaggatagagcacgatcaggcacagcacctatggctactcaaactggcacatcacaggcagagaatatggctactcagtcatccaggacctaccttagacgcctttgtaggaggcagatagacgaggctgagccagagcttgagccatag